One region of Niallia sp. Man26 genomic DNA includes:
- a CDS encoding SDR family oxidoreductase — translation MSRLANKVALITGGAGGIGKVTAKRFLEEGAKVVLVDLFQEPLNQAKAELEAFGEVIVIQADVSQEEDVKNYVKKTVEKFGRIDVFFNNAGIEGKVAPITEQKVEDLDKVLAVNVRGVFLGLKHVLAVMKEQGSGSVINTSSVAGLSGSPNVTPYIASKHAVVGLTKATAVEVAPYKVRVNSVHPSPVNTRMMRSLEEGFAPGQAEAAKADMEKSIPLGRYGESEDISNLVLFLASDESAFITGVQYRVDGGMGAL, via the coding sequence TTGTCAAGATTAGCGAACAAAGTAGCCCTTATTACTGGAGGAGCAGGCGGAATTGGGAAAGTAACAGCAAAACGTTTTTTAGAGGAAGGTGCCAAAGTAGTTCTAGTAGATTTATTTCAAGAACCTCTTAATCAGGCAAAAGCAGAATTAGAAGCCTTCGGAGAAGTTATCGTTATACAAGCAGACGTATCCCAAGAGGAAGATGTGAAAAACTATGTAAAGAAAACTGTCGAGAAGTTCGGCAGAATAGATGTCTTCTTTAACAACGCAGGAATCGAAGGTAAAGTAGCTCCAATCACAGAACAAAAAGTAGAAGACTTAGACAAAGTTCTTGCCGTTAACGTTCGCGGCGTATTCTTAGGACTAAAACATGTGTTAGCCGTCATGAAGGAACAAGGAAGCGGAAGTGTTATCAATACTTCTTCTGTAGCCGGACTAAGCGGCAGCCCGAACGTAACACCTTATATTGCATCTAAACACGCAGTCGTCGGCCTAACAAAAGCCACTGCAGTAGAAGTTGCTCCATACAAAGTACGTGTCAATTCCGTTCACCCGTCCCCAGTGAACACAAGAATGATGCGCTCATTAGAAGAAGGCTTCGCACCAGGACAAGCTGAAGCAGCGAAAGCAGACATGGAAAAATCAATTCCATTAGGAAGATACGGAGAATCCGAGGACATCTCCAATCTCGTTCTATTCCTTGCTTCGGATGAAAGTGCGTTTATTACAGGTGTGCAGTATCGGGTTGATGGTGGTATGGGGGCTTTGTGA